A region of the Pirellulales bacterium genome:
GGCGTCGCCGTGCGGTTTGTCTATCCCGACAGCCCTGCCGCGAAAGCGGGCGTGAAGGCGGGCGACCGGCTGACCGGCATCGCCGGCAAGCCGGTGGCCAACCTCGACGAAGCGCTCGCCGAGCTGGCTTCGTTCTCGGCCCACGAGAAAACGCATGTCACTTTCCATCGCGGCGCCGAAACGCATGAATTCGATGTGCAATTCGCCGCTCTGCCGGAAGCATCGCCGCCCGAGTTGCCGCCCGCCCACGGCGAGCCGCCGACCGCCGCCGATCCGAAGCCGAAGTTGGGGATCGTGCCGATCCGCGTGCCGGAATCGCCGAATAAGTGCATAGCGTACGTGCCGGAAAACTACAATCCACAAGTCGCTTGCGGTGTCGTGATCTGGCTCCATGCCCCGGGAAGCTACAAGGAAGACGAACTCGTTGCCGCTTGGAAGGATGTTTGCGCTCGGCACGATCTGATTCTGCTTGCGCCCAAAAGCAACGATCCGGCCCGATGGCAGCGAACCGAATTGAACTTCATCCGCAAAATGCTCGACGAAGTCGTGGCGAAATACCGCATCGACCGGAATCGGATCGTCGTTGCCGGCCAGGAGGGAGGAGGCGCGATGTCGTATTTGTTCGCGCAGAACAATCGCGATTGGGTTCGAGGCGTGGTCGCCATCGACGCGGCCATTCCCGCCGGCAGCCAGGTGGCGCCGAACGATCCAGTCGAGCGGCTGGCCTATTACATCGCGCGCTCCGAAAAATCGACTGCCAATTCGCAGATCGAAGCATCGATCGAAGCGTTGCGGGAGGAAAAATACCCGGTCACGCTCCTGGATCTCGGCCCCGCCGGGCGTGCTCTTTCGGCTGCCGAGTTGACTGAAGTCGGGCGTTGGATCGATTCGTTGGACCGACTGTAGACCGGCTGCCCCTATAGCTGCAGCGATGCGTTGAAAACCGCGAGCGGCGGCCATTCGTCCCATGGAAAAGCGCACTGTGATCGGCCTAATGGCCTTTGCCCTTCTTGCGATCGGCATCGGGCTGACGATGGGCGGTGCGACGAGCGCACCGGCAATCGAGTGCGAGGCATCCTCTTTGCGGCTCGGCGTGGTGTGCTCGCTGCTTTGGCTGGCCTATCCCGAGCTGGTTAAATTGCCCGGCTGGCTATTTCCGGCAATATGTTGCACGGCGCTGGCGGCCTATCGCTGGCGTTGGCTGTTCGCACTGGTGCCGATTATCGCCGCAGCCGGTTGGCTATTGCAGCCGCGAGGCAAGCGCCGCCGCACCGCACGCCGATCGCCAACCCGCAAACGAAGCCAATCGCGAGATGTGTGATATCGCTGCTAGACGTTGGCAAACCGCTAATGCGGGCTAGAACGGTCTTTGCCGTTGGACCTTGAATTACTTCTTCGGCGCGGCCGTGTCGTCCGGCAGCCAGTCGACGAGTTCGTCGGACCAGGTTCCATCGGCTTGCTTCGGTGCGAAGCGATTGATTATATCGGCGGCATCGCCGGTTCCGCCGGGCTTGCCGTCGCTGCCGAAGCTCGTAAGCGTCACCGATCCGTCGCTGCCGACCGTATAGAGGATCGGATTGCCCCACGCGTCGGTCGTGTCGTTGTCGTAGCCAGGCATTTCATCGAGTGCCGCCAGGTCCGGCGGCAAGCGGTCATGCTGCCGAGCGTATTTTAGAATTCTCCGTTTGAGAACCCGCTCCGTCGATTCGGTAAGCGCCCTTGGCGGCACTCGATCGACGAGCGATGCGGAAAGCGATTCGCATCCGGCCACGACGAGCGTGGCGAGCAATAAGAGGATTCGAAGGCTCGATGGGCTGCGCATCGCCACCTTGTCATTCACTGGATGGAAACTCCGCCTATTGCCGGCGGCCGCTGGTGCTCGCCGTTGAGGTGCCGTCGGCGATGTACATGAATGCATCGTCGACGATCCACTGCGTCGACCAACTGTGGCCATCGTCCATGTTCACGAGGTCGAAGAAAAAGCTTTCGAATTGCTCGCATTTGCTGCTATAGGCGAAATACGATGCAACATGGTCTTTCGCCGTGAAGTTCTCGACTCCTTCGTGAATGTAATAGTTCACCTGGCCGTTCGGCCCGAACGACATGCCGAGCGAATACCAGCCCGGCTTGGTGATCCGCGGCCCGGCGACATCCTGGCCCATCTCGTTGGCGCGAATGATGAATTGGGCCGAATCTTCCTTCTGGCCCGAGTCGGCCTTGCTATAGAAGCAGATGAACATGCCGGGCCAGTAGATATCATCCTTCATCGTCCGCCGGCCCCAGCTATAGCTGGTCTTCGTTGCATGGCAGCAGGCGCGATAGCCGAACGAGTTGCCGGTGCGCTTTTCCCATTTGTCGAACGGCGGCAAATAGACCTTCACCACGACGCTCGGCCAGCGAGAAACGGGGGTCATGCCGATTTTCGACGCCACGTCGGCGACGAAATCATCTTGCTGCGGCTTGAAGCTCGGCCGCCCAGGCACGCCCGACCAGAGCGTTTGCATCAGCATCGCGCCCTTGCTTCCAGCGATGCCGCCGGGCGGGGTTTGCACGAGCCGCACGATATCCGGCGCCCCGCGCATCATCGGCTCGAACCATCGGCCGTTGGCCGCCACTCCGCCGGGCAACCGCTCCTGGCCATCGATGTTTTGGCTGCTCTTGGGCAGATTGGCGATGTAGTTCCACTTCGGGGCTTCGAAATCGTCGCCGACTTCCATCACCCGGCGGCCCGAGCCGGGGATGAAATCCTGTGCTCGCGATTGTCGCGCATGAACCAAGCTGATTGCGAATGCCATTGCGACCAGCGTCGTCGAGATTTTCTGCCGCAGGCAAATTTTGAGGCAAATTGCCATGTCCATACTCCTCGAATTCGGAACAGCCATCGTTCGATTCGCAGCGCGAAGCACGCCCGGAACGCGACCTTCGCGCGCGTCTGGTTATCGACGGAAGTTTATTCAAAATGGGCAAAGTCTTCCGCGTCCGCCGAGCCGGATTCTACTCCGTTTAGGGCTTCGTGCAAGGTCGATCCAAACGTGGGTTGCCTCGAAATGGCGCGGAGCAAATGGCGGTTGCAGAGGAAACGCCGCCATTCAAACTTCAGTCGGTCTTTTTGAGGTGGTCATTGAGTCTCCTTGAACTTCCCATACGCCTATTCCGCCACACGCCAGCGGGTCTGGAACAGTCCGTAGATCGCGGCTAGGAGGAACGTGTCCAGGACCGCCGTGAAGCCGAGGTAAGTGAAATAGGCCGTCCAAGGGCCGCCGCGATCGGTCATGTCCGGCACATGGAATTGCAGCGGCGTGTTGAAAGCCGCGCTGAGCGGGCTGATTCGCTGGATCGACTCGATCCATTGGGCCGTATGGCTGCCGGGGTAATATGTCTCGGTGAAAAACCGCAGGGCCAGCGGCAGGCAGAAGAGCGTGCCAATCAGCAGGTAGCTGGTCATCAGGCTGACCGACGTTTTCCGGCACAGCACCGAGCAAAACATCGCCACCACGGACGTCGTCAGGCAGGTCATCAGGATGATGCCGAAATAGGCCGGCGGGGCCCAAAAATTGTTCCAGCCGAATGAGCCCATGGCGTACGAGCAGAGCAACGGCCAAGCGACGAAAGCCGTCAGCACGGTCGAAACACGCAGGCCCGAAAACAGCTTGCCCCACAAAATCTTGCCGGGGCTGATCATCGTCGTCAAAAGCATTTCGAGCGTTTGCCGTTCGCGCTCGCCGGTGATACTGCCGGCCGAAAAGACCGGGCCGACCAGCACGTTGAACAGCAACACATAGGCGATATACCACGGCGCAAGATAAACTTTGATATACAACAGCCATGCCATGAGCGGCATCGCCAGCACCGTGCTCACCATGATCACCACGCGGAGCATCAGCGTGCCCTGGCTAAAAATCTCGCTCCGCAATTCCTTGTCGAACACGGGATTCACGCCGTCGGGCAAGAGCGTCGTCCGCGGCGCCGGCACGAGCAGCCGGTCGGGAAATTGATCGGCATGGATCACAAGTCCGACGGCATGTTGCTCTTCTTCCTCTAGATCGACGACTTCGTTTCCCTCGCTGCCGACGTCGGGTGGGTGCAACAGCCGGGCGGCGGTTTGCGCAAACAATGCCACGCAGATGAAGCCGAACAGGGCCGGAATGACCGTCACGGTGGCGATCAAGCGAAACTCGCCCGCCTGCCCCATCGCATTCCACAACAGCACCGCCACGATTGCCAGCGGCAGAATCACGAGGTATGAAACCACGAGCGCCGAGGAAGTCCGCCGGAAATAGCTGCTGCAGGCGACGCTGATCATTCCGTACAGCGCGACGGAAAACATCAGCGCCAGATAGGCCGCCAACACTTCATACAGCGACACGCCCCCCAGCGGCAAACAGAGCATCACGATCGGCAGCGACGAAAAAATCAGCACCGCCAGATGCGCCAGCGAGGCAAACAGTTTTCCTAGCACGACCGCCGCCGGCCGCAACGGGCTGGCCAGCAGCATTTCATACGTTTTGCGCTCTTTTTCGCCGGTGATCGACCCGGCGGCAAAGCTGGGGGCCATCAGCGACGCGAGCACGTATTGCCCCAAGAAAAACAGATTGATCAGGCTCTTGGCCTCGTCCGATCCTTGCGAAAGATCGACGTGCCGCTGCTGCGGCCAAGCAAGAAACACCAGGATGCCCAGCGCGAGGTTGTAGCCCACGAGCAACAGCATGGCCCGCCGCGTGCGCAAATTGACAAGCAATTCGCGTTGCAAAACGGGATTTTCGAAGAGATACATCGGGGGTGCCCCTCACGGCAACAGCGACGTGGTCACGTCTAGTATTCCCGCGGCGTCACTCTACCTTGTACTCGGAGTGGCAATCCCTGGATTCTTAAAAATCCTTCGGCGTCGGTTTGGTTGTACGAGCCGCCGGCTTCCATGCTGGCCACGGCGGCGTCGTAGAGGCTGTTGGCGCTTTGCCGCGAGGCGACCATGATGTTGCCCTTGTACAAATTCAGCCGCACTTCGCCGTTCACTGGCCGCTGCGCCTGGCGAATGAACGCCAAAAGAGCGTCCATCTTGGCCGTGTACCAAAATCCGTAGTACACCATCTCGGCCACTTCCGGCGAGAGCCGATCGCGCAGATGAACAAGATCGCGGTCGAGCGTGAGCTGCTCCACCAGGAGATGGGCGGCGTAGAGCAATGTCATTCCGGGAGCTTCATACACGCCGCGGCTTTTCATCCCCACGAAGCGGTTCTCGACCATGTCGATCCGGCCGATGCCGTTGCGGCCGCCGATCTTGTTCAACTGGCGAACCATTTCGATGGCGCTATAGCGCCGGCCGTCGATCGTCGTGGGCACTCCCGATTCGAAGCCGATCGCCAGCGATTCCGGCTTGTCGGGCGCCTGCTGCGGCGAGACGGTCATGCCGAAATCGACCAGTTCCAATCCGTTGGTCGAAAGGTCTTCGAGCTTGCCGGCCTCGTAGCTGATGTGCAAGCAGTTTTCATCGGAGCTATACGGCTTGGCGGCCGACGCTTTGACCGGAATTTTGCGTTCATTGCAATACTCGATCATTTCCTTGCGGCCGGGAAACCGCGAGCGAAATTTTTCGATCCGCCACGGCGCAATCACGTGCACCGCCGGATCGAGCGCTTCGGCGGCAAGCTGAAAGCGGCACTGATCGTTTCCCTTGCCCGTCGCGCCATGGGCATAAGCATCGGCCCGCATTTCCCGGGCGACCTGCAAGCAAACCTTCGAAATCAGCGGCCGGGCGATCGAGGTGCCGAGCAGATAGAGCCCTTCGTATTTGGCCTGCCACTGCAGAACGGGAAAGGCGAAATCGCGGCAGAGTTCTTCCTGGGCATCGACGATCCGGGCCGAGGCCGCTCCGCATTGCCGGGCTTTGGCCAGAATTGCCTCGCGATCTTCGCACGGCTGCCCGAGATCGACATACACGGCATGCACATCGTATCCCTCGTCGCGCAGCCAGCCGAGGATGACCGAGGTGTCTAATCCGCCCGAATACGCCAACACGCAGCTTGGCATGGAATGCTCCCGGTTGATTGATTCGATTGTGCACCGGTTCCTGATTTGAATTCAGACGATTATACGGTCTCACGCGGAGGCGCGGAGCCGCCGGAGAGAAAGATTTGGAACACGCTCGAGAGGAAAACGCGGGAGCGGGCAGGCGTCATGCCGACGGCGTTGCGTGCGCATGGCTATTGTAGCAGGCACACGGAGTGTGCCTGCTACGTTGGTTGCGGCTCCGCCCCCGGCATGGCCCGGCGGGAAGGGCAAACATCAATCTCCGCGCTGACAGGGTAGCCGGGGGCAGATAGAATGCCGGCCATGAATCGTCAACCTTATTTATTCGCGGCCGCGGTGTTGGTGGCCATCGCCTTTTCGATCGGCTATGCCGCCGGCAGCGGCGGATTGTCGGGCGTTGGCACGCCTGCCGCGGCCCCCGCCGCGCGGGAAGATGGCATTTCCTGCTATTTCTCGCCGCGCGGCGGTTGCACCGACGCGGTGGTCGCGGAAATCGAGCAGGCGCAGCACGAAATCATGGTGCAGGCCTATTCGTTCACGTCGCACCCGATCGCCGAGGCGCTCATCGAAGCCCACCGTCGCGGTGTGAAGGTGACGATCGTGCTTGATAAAAGCGAGCTCAAGGAACACTCGCTTGCCGACGAAGTGGCGGGAGCCGGCATCCCGACCTTTGTCGACGACAAGCACAAGATTGCCCACAACAAGATCATCCTGATCGACGGCCGGACGATCATCACCGGCAGCTTCAATTTCACCACCGCCGCCGAACACAGCAATGCCGAGAACTTGTTGATCCTCCACGACCGCTCCAAGCTCTACGCCGCGTATCAGCAGAATTTCGAGCACCACCTCGGCCACTCGGTGACGTTTAGGGGCGAGGGGTTAGGGACGAGAAACGAGGGGAAGACAACCAGGGTACGCTTCTAGTATGATCCCATCGAATCGGCCACCTCGATCAGCGCGGCGAACACAACCCGCGGCCGAGTGTCCTTGCTTGTAGGTGCGTTCCCCCTGCTTTTTTCGTGCGCGGCTTGTCGTCGATTTCCACTCGTCCCTCGCCCCTAGCCCCTCGCCCCTAATGTTACGAACCCATACCTGCGGCCAATTGCGAGGCTCCGACGTCGGACAGACCGTGACGCTTTGCGGCTGGGTCGATAAAACCCGGGATCACAAGGGCGTGATCTTCGTCGATCTGCGCGATCGCTATGGCAAGACGCAAGTCGTGTTCGATCCCGATGCCGGGCAGGCGAATATCGACATCGCGCGCTCGCTACGGGCCGAGTTTGTCGTGCTTGTAAGCGGGGTCGTGGCGCATCGGCCGGAAGGAACGGTCAATCCGAAGCTGGCAACCGGCGAGATCGAGTTGCATTGCCGCAAGGTTGTGGTGTTGAACCAAAGCGCGACGCCGCCGTTTCAACCCGGCAGCGAAGAACTGCCGGGCGAAGAGATCCGCCTCAAACATCGCTACATCGATCTTCGCCGCCCCGACATGCAGCGAATCCTGACGCTGCGGCATCGAATCATCAAAGGCATGCGCGATTATTTCGACGAGCACGGCTTTCTCGAGATTGAAACGCCGATGCTCGGCCGCAGCACGCCCGAGGGGGCCCGCGACTATCTCGTGCCGAGCCGCATTCAACACGGCAGTTTCTACGCGCTGCCGCAATCGCCGCAGTTGTACAAGCAGATTCTGATGGTGGCGGGCTACGATCGCTATGTGCAGGTCGCCCGCTGCTTCCGCGACGAAGATCTGCGGGCCGATCGCCAGCCGGAATTCACGCAGTTGGACCTGGAGATGTCGTTTGTCGACTCCGACGACGTGATCGGCATCATCGATGGCCTTGTCGAGCGGATCGCCCGCGATGTGTTGGGCCTGGACGTTAAGTTGCCGCTCAAGCGCATGACCTACGACGAAGCGATGGAGCGATTCGGCCACGATGCGCCCGATTTGCGCTTCGGCATGGAACTTAGCGATCTCACCGATTTGGCAAAGCAAACCGAATTCCGCGTATTTCGCGGGGCTGCGGATGGCGGCGGCCGAGTGCGCGGGGTGAACGCCAAGGGGGCGGCGGCGAATTATTCTCGCAAGAATATCGACGATCTGACCGCCCAGGTGATGCAAAACTCCGGAGCGAAGGGCTTGGCTTGGTTCAAAGTCGAGGAAGGCCGCACGTTGGCCTCGCCGATCGCCAAAAACTTTGCCCCCGAGCTTTTGGCCAAAATCGCCGACCGCATGCAGGCCGAGCCGGGCGATTTGCTGCTGATCGTCGCCGACACGTTCGAGGTGACCTGCAAGGCGCTGTACGGGCTGCGGAAACGATTCGGCGAAGAATTAAAACTCTACGACCCGCGGGCGATGCATTTTTCCTGGATCGTCGAGTTCCCGATGTTTGCTTACGACGAAGAGGAAAAACGCTGGGCCGCAATGCATCACCCGTTCACGGCCTGCCGGCCGCAAGACGACGCGCTTCTTGCCACCGACGCCGGCAAATGCCGCGCTCAGGCCTACGACCTGGTGATCAATGGCTCCGAGGCTGGCGGCGGCACGATCCGAATTCACGACCCGGAAATGCAGCAGCAAGTGTTCGGCCTGTTGGGCATCGACCGGCCGACCGCCCGCGAGCGGTTTGGCTTCTTGCTGGATGCTTTGCAATACGGCGCTCCGCCGCATGGCGGCATCGCGCTGGGCATCGACCGCTGGGTGATGCTCTTCGCCGGCCTGACGAATATCCGCGACTGCATGGCATTCCCGAAAACGCAAAAGGCCACCGACCTGATGACCGAAGCGCCCGGCGCGGTCGATCCGCGGCAGCTAAAGGAATTGGGGATCAAATTGCAGTAAGAAGAAGAAAACGATTCACGCGGAGTCGCGGAGACGGCGGAGGAGGGAAGAGACACCACGCGCGAAACGGCAAGCGATGCACGACGCACTGCGGCCGAACACACGACTTTCCCTGTTCAGATTTGTTCGCGTGCTCCGCGATCCCCGCGTCTCCGCGTGAGAATGTCTTCGTCTTTTACGTCGATACGAAGCATACGAGCGACCGACCGTCGAGTTCGATCGAGCCGTTTGGTGGCGACGGCGGGCCGTCGAGCTTCGGATAAATGTCGTTCGGCGGTTCAGCGGCCGTGTCGACGAATTTTTTCCAACTGATCGGGCGCACCAGCGACGGCAGGGTGAAAGTTCGCGGCAGGTAGCCGGCATGAATGAGCAGCATGACGTGCCGCGACATCTGGCTTCCGTTCCCGGTTTTGGCCGGCGCTCCGAACACGCAGATCAGGCTCGGATCGTCTTCCTCCCAGCGCTTCCCGGAGCCGTCGGCGGCAAACCAACTCACGTCGGGCAGTTCCCCGGCAAGCCACGGTTCGCCGCGCAAGAACTCTTTGCGCCGCAGCGTCGGGTTGGCCCGCCGCATCGCGATCAGACCTTGCACGAAACGCAGCAGATCGGCATTCTTCTCGGCCAGCCGCCAATCGAACCAACTGATCGGATTGTCTTGGCAATAGGCGTTGTTGTTGCCGCGCTGCGTCCGGCGGCATTCGTCGCCCGACAAAATCATCGGCACTCCCTGGCTCAACAACAGCGTCGCCAGAAAGTTGCGAATCTGCCGCTGACGGAGCTGCTCGATCGAACGGCGGCGGGTCGGACCTTCCAGCCCGTAGTTGTCGCTCATGTTGTTGTTGTCGCCGTCGCGATTGCCTTCGCCGTTATCATCGTTGTGCTTGCGGCAATAGCTGACCAGATCGTTGAGCGGGAAGCCGTCGTGGGAGGTGATGAAATTGATGCTGTGGTACGGATGCCGGCCGCCGGCTTGATACAGATCGGCCGAGCCGGCCAATCGCGTCGCCAGTTCGCCGGTCAGATGGCGATCGCCGCGCCAGAAGCGGCGAATATCGTCGCGATATCGGCCGTTCCATTCCGCCCACCGCAGCTTGGCGAACGAGCCGACCTGATACGCTCCCGAGGCGTCCCACGCTTCGGCGATGATCTTCGTGTCGGCCAGCAGCGGATCTTCGGCAATTCGTTCGACCACCGGCGGATTGGGAGTAATGTCGCCGTTTCGGTCGCGGCTCAGGATCGACGCCAAATCGAAGCGGAAGCCGTCGATGTGGAAATTGTGGACCCAATGCCGCAAGCACAAAAAGATCAGTTCGCGAACGATCGGATGATTGCCGTTGATCGTGTTGCCGCAACCGGAATAGTTGCGATAGTAGCTGCCGCCGTTGCCGAGCATGTAGTAGACGCGGTTTTCGAGTCCTTTGAAGCTGAGCGTCGGCCCGAGTTCGTTGCCTTCGGCAGTGTGGTTGAACACGACATCCAGAATCACTTCGATGCCCGCCTGGTGCAGCGCGCGAACCATCTGTTTGAATTCGGTCACCTGCGCTCCGGGCACCGGGCTTGAAGCATAGCCGCGGTGCGGGGCAAAAAACGCCAGCGGATCGTAGCCCCAGTAGTTGGGCCGCGCCAGATCGTGCCCCAAAATCCCCTCGGTCGGGAATTCATGCACCGGCATCAATTCGACGGCCGTCACGCCCAGCGACTTCAAATACGGGATTTTTTCGATCACGCCCAGATACGTGCCGGGATGTTCCACGCCGCTCGACGAATCGCGCGTAAAGCCTCGGACGTGCATTTCGTAGATAACCGTGTCGGACAGGTTGCGGCGCAGATGGCGATCGTCTTCCCAATCGAAGGCATCGTCGATCACCACGCATTTCGGCGGCCGGATCATGCCGTCGTCGCTATGCAAGAATTTTCCGGCGAGCGCTCGGGCGTAGGGATCGATCAGCCGGGCTCGGCCGTCGAAGCGGTTTCCTTTTTCGGGCTCGAACGGCCCATCGGCTTGAAGGTGGTAAAGCTGGCCGTGGCCGACTCCGGGAACAAAGATGCTCCAAATATCACCCCACCGATCGGTTTCACGGTCAAACGAAATGATCTCGTTCGGCTCGCGATCTTCGACGCGATCGTAGAGCAAGAGCCGCATGGCGGTTGCCGATCGGCTGAAAACGACGAATTGCACTCCCGTCTCGTGGACGATGGCGCCGTAGGGGAGAGGATAAGTGAACTGCAGGGCCGGATGAGGGTGCGGAGAAGGCTTGAGCACAGTGCGTTGCGTCTCCAAGGGGTCGGGCGTAGGTTGTTGCATCGTATTGGCCGCCGAGAGCGCTCGGCTCTCAAAAAAACCATACCACCTACTGAACCCAAAGGCCGCCGCCGCGACGCGTAAATCGTGGCCCAATCGAGCTTTGAAAGACGGGTAGCCCGGATTGGCTTGAGTGGGCCGGTTAGCCAAACTTGTCGGCCGTGCCCCGTGGGAGGCTTTCGACCCAGATAGCCTCGCGCAACCGCTCCAGCTTCTCGACTCAATTTAGAATGACTCCTACGAGCACGCGGTGCCATCCTGCTATGCTTGCCCCCCTCTGTCAAGCAAAATCATGGCGACCGACGGTTGGCCGGCGACCCCCGTCGCGGATGTGGCGACGGTTGTGATACGCGGCTCTGCAATGGTGGATTGACTGATTTCCCGCATCAATCACAATGGCCGAACACGGCGATCAATTCATGCAGATCTGTATCGGTCCGGGTTCGGGAGAATCGATTGATGTTGACTCAAATGACAGCCGGCGCCCCTGGGCCGTCGGTCGGTCGATGGTGGAATTGGCTGGTGCGCTCGCGAGCGTGGATCGGCATTCTGCTTTTGCTCCCGTTTGGATTCGCGGCAGTCTTCTCCCCACCGCACTCGCCGGAAGGAAGCTGGGGCGACATCGGCTTGGACATACCAGGTTGGTTGTTGTTCATGGTTGGTGCGGCATTGCGCTGGTGGGCCACTCTCTACATCGGCGGCAGGAAGTCGACGTCGGTCATTACCGAGGGCCCCTATTCCATCTGCCGCAATCCGCTCTACCTGGGCACCTTCTTGATGTTAATGGGATTTTCATTTTACTTGGAGTCGCTGACGTTTGCGGCAGGGTGCGTGGTGGCAGCAGTGTTTTATTTATCCGTTACCGTCTCGGCAGAAGAAACAAGGCTGCGGCAACACTTCGGCCAACCATTCGTCGATTATTGTCGCACGGTGCCACGGTTTTGGCCGCGGTTCCGGCTGTTTCGCTCCACCCCGGAGATCGTCGTGAGCGTCCGCGGTCTTCGGTCGGAAGCATATCGGGCAGCGCGCTGGATTTGGCTGCCGTTGTTAGGCGAAATCGTCGCCCAATGCCGTACCGAGGCCTGGTTTCCCCGCTGGTTCCATATGCCCTAAGTTCCAAGGGCCAAATTTGCGGTTCTCGCCGCGCACCGTCGCGGCCATCTCATCTCCCCCGCGTCTCCCTTGAGACATCTCTTCCCGGAGCGCTACGGCAGCGGTTTGACCGAGCGCCAGCGGTCTGGTAATTTGCAGCATGTCAGGCCTTCTCGCGCGGCGGGACTCTTGGATCGTTTATCTTTGGCGGTTCATCTTCCTCGATATTCGGTAGGGATTCGTTATGGCATCGGTTCGTAGTCGATTGGCATTGGCACTGGTGGCCGGCATCGCGTCGGCAATGTGCGGTTGTTCGGCGAAGACACCCGATCGCGTGGCCGCTCCGGCAATCGATCCGTCGGCAATGGCGGCCAAAGCAATGGCGCTATACGACACGAACAAAGACGGCGTGCTTTCCGGCGACGAACTGAATAAATGCCCCGCCATCAAAACCTCGATCAAGCTCTTCTCCAGCGGCGACGGCAAAGTGACGGCTGACTCGATCGCCGCCGAATTGCAAAAGATGAAAGACAGCAAAGTGGGCATCATGTCGCTGATCGCCAACGTGAAACTCGACGGCGCCGAACTCGAGGGAGCCAAGGTGCAACTCGAACCCGAGCCATTCATGGCCGGCGCTATTTCGTCCGCTTCCGGCATGACGAACGCCAAGGGCTCCGCGAGCCTGGTGATCGATTCGCAAGGCGGCGGCCCGCGCGGTGCAAATCCCGGCCTCTACAAAGTGCGAATCACGAAGCAGGTAAATGGCCACGAAATTATCTCGGCGCGCTAT
Encoded here:
- a CDS encoding isoprenylcysteine carboxylmethyltransferase family protein; the protein is MLTQMTAGAPGPSVGRWWNWLVRSRAWIGILLLLPFGFAAVFSPPHSPEGSWGDIGLDIPGWLLFMVGAALRWWATLYIGGRKSTSVITEGPYSICRNPLYLGTFLMLMGFSFYLESLTFAAGCVVAAVFYLSVTVSAEETRLRQHFGQPFVDYCRTVPRFWPRFRLFRSTPEIVVSVRGLRSEAYRAARWIWLPLLGEIVAQCRTEAWFPRWFHMP